A window from Pedosphaera parvula Ellin514 encodes these proteins:
- a CDS encoding restriction endonuclease, translating to MGRRRKREDDWIEPVAKLVGLVIIGAMFVPKVRQMLQGLALIAAGMGLVALLVWLIMRSRQREDARLNTRFFPSDGDSLAPNQLTTATQTSTLKASPTPPPPLTTKDLVEKLRTIDWFQFEKAIEVIYWKLGYQVTRRGGANPDGGIDLIIEKDGQQTAIQCKHWKSWNVNVRGIREFLGALTHAGIQRGIFITLRGYTGDAKQLAEQHSIEILNESDLSTLLDQTNARLDLDLLAIFNDTRKFCPKCEAEMVLRTAQKGCNTGGTFWGCSQFPRCRYILETST from the coding sequence ATGGGACGGAGAAGAAAGCGCGAGGATGACTGGATTGAACCGGTGGCAAAACTGGTTGGACTAGTAATTATTGGAGCCATGTTCGTGCCAAAGGTAAGGCAGATGCTCCAAGGACTGGCCCTGATCGCGGCAGGCATGGGCTTGGTCGCCTTGCTTGTCTGGTTGATAATGCGTTCGAGGCAGCGCGAAGACGCACGCCTTAATACCAGATTCTTCCCAAGTGATGGCGATTCGTTGGCTCCCAACCAACTTACGACAGCAACTCAAACCAGCACTCTCAAGGCGTCCCCTACCCCGCCGCCACCTCTGACGACAAAGGACTTGGTTGAAAAACTGCGGACCATCGACTGGTTCCAGTTTGAGAAAGCTATTGAGGTCATTTATTGGAAACTCGGCTATCAGGTGACACGGCGCGGTGGTGCCAATCCTGATGGCGGCATCGATCTCATCATCGAAAAGGACGGCCAGCAAACTGCGATTCAGTGCAAACACTGGAAGAGTTGGAATGTGAACGTCCGAGGCATACGTGAGTTCCTTGGCGCACTGACCCATGCAGGTATTCAGCGAGGCATCTTCATCACCTTGCGCGGCTATACGGGTGATGCAAAACAATTGGCTGAACAACATAGCATCGAGATTTTAAACGAAAGTGACCTATCAACCCTGCTCGATCAGACCAACGCTCGACTTGACCTTGATCTGCTTGCCATTTTCAATGACACGCGAAAGTTCTGCCCTAAGTGCGAAGCCGAGATGGTGCTCAGGACAGCACAAAAGGGTTGCAATACCGGTGGAACCTTCTGGGGTTGCTCTCAGTTTCCACGTTGTCGATACATACTGGAAACCAGCACTTGA
- a CDS encoding DEAD/DEAH box helicase yields MDIFEVHRRIVSDYASYIRSFVSISDEDLRQHVEQHLNGGRLWPEPLLSFNPAFASAGRIENLVASGALSSPLGDAFRGYELFEHQLKAIKLGAAGVDFVVTSGTGSGKSLTYIAAIFDHLFKAGNPLPSGVTAVVVYPLNALVNSQEEELRRYAENYRQARGEEFPIRFAKFTGQEDLSRRQALEADPPHILLTNYMMLELLLTRGGQRTLRQAIYDGLRFLVFDELHTYRGRQGADVGLLIRRIRSRAKHPVVCIGTSATMISGGTLADQKQQVAKVAEQLFGKPFQPDAVIREKLVGRFPGAPASEVLKSAVATPVIQDAPEAALLSHPTAAWLEARIALAEREGELVRGKPLTFSEVADLLAKETGCSLAQCATHLREVLIWLGRVNKQLLDAGKHYTFLPFKLHQFFSQTGAVYLTLDRGKQEHNILQAGYHIPGEPDRPLFPAVFSRYSGETFLCVSKDPAGRKLMPREFYPSEDEEDDLTRGYLITNVDVWNQETDLELLPDSWLDVNSAGQVRVQKKYRGRMPQCIYYDTQGHCSDEPREGWMQGWFMTAPLLFDPTSGLMPDRQTRDSTKLSQLGTEGRSTATSISAFAILTRMAESGYRLRDQKLLSFTDNRQDAALQAGHFNDFMDVVRLRSAIRKAVETADGQQLRLTTLGRAVRVASGLQFADYATGGSDLPEFRKRIYEETLEAYFAFRSIHDLRRGWRVVLPNLEQCALLEIDYDHLAEVASLDNLWTEVPLLSQLSATDRRTVIRVTLDFFRHEFALHSETYLTEAKIKEHSTSFRERLRAPWRYEDEDDIPTPTSVRTESLARYSRRETRSIGPQSGYGRFVRRFVQEKLSHELKASPYQDFIEKLLAALENKAGYLNSVEARNRDGKPTRIYQLKLTEILWKSGDGITVRADAVKLRAYKALALRPNPFFQEVYRRDYGTGKLLLAADHTGQLNYKDKQDREERFRAEWKTKDGRDDEAEIRRRSISSLFCSPTMELGIDIGGLSVVHMRNAPPNPANYAQRSGRAGRSGQPALVFTFCGSQSNHDRHYFNQQSDLVAGQVVPPRLDLLNEELLRSHLHAVFLSEIGLPGLKDSVPDLLDLNQTSLPLREDVIAALNLKPAEVARVRNAFERAIADFRDKLASQPTAWFSSGWIETELGCLHQRLNESIERWRGLYRSAQTQLNSASQRINSGLYPANSPDFKDAQLEQRLSQRQLDLLRNEVTSGEMSEFYVYRYLAAEGFLPGYNFTRLPLRVMLPGSDASVEFISRPRHIALREFGPNNVIYHKGQKFEITQLLGDPPGNRFENAVVSVKPGYFLRGEEGKRDRCPFSGEDLTTQVNKEHLHYLLQLGETRATLRSRITCEEEERVTKGYDVSTYFTLDELTQLGPTGLVKASGEVLLRLRYLPTARLVWVNRKWRIAREDKNGFAIDVKTGAFVSDRHRAELKDKGESTDHIRDVMFYTTNISDALYVEPVPALGLDEDGVLTLQFALKRAMERVFQVEPAELGVTAIGDPENPNILYYEAAEGTLGVLSQLAEQTGPWRRVLEEAWKVCQFDTDTTLSPASYDNLLDYYNQRHHPRLNRWLIKGALERLTACSFESVQSPQYADYEDHYQRLLRQIDGSSSTEREFLDHLYAGGLRLPDAAQKPYPGIYVQPDFFYAPNIWMFCDGTPHDDSSVHKDDEAKRQAIINAGGEVLVWYYRDSLNELVHRRGDIFRKVRE; encoded by the coding sequence ATGGATATATTCGAGGTCCATCGCAGGATTGTAAGCGACTACGCGAGTTATATTCGCAGTTTCGTTTCTATTTCTGACGAGGATTTGCGCCAGCACGTCGAACAACACCTCAACGGTGGTCGTCTTTGGCCAGAGCCTCTGTTGTCATTCAACCCAGCATTTGCGTCTGCTGGCCGAATCGAAAACCTCGTTGCTTCAGGGGCGCTCTCCTCACCTTTGGGTGACGCATTTCGTGGCTACGAACTTTTCGAGCATCAATTAAAGGCGATAAAGCTTGGGGCGGCAGGAGTTGATTTCGTGGTTACATCGGGGACAGGGTCTGGCAAGTCACTCACGTACATTGCGGCGATATTCGACCATCTTTTCAAGGCTGGCAACCCCTTGCCATCAGGAGTCACTGCCGTAGTAGTTTACCCGTTAAACGCGCTGGTGAATTCACAGGAGGAGGAATTGCGACGCTATGCAGAGAATTACCGCCAGGCACGTGGCGAAGAATTCCCAATCCGCTTTGCGAAGTTTACTGGTCAGGAAGACCTTAGCCGCAGGCAGGCACTTGAAGCTGACCCGCCGCACATCCTGTTGACTAACTATATGATGCTGGAATTGCTCCTTACGCGCGGCGGCCAGCGAACTCTCCGACAGGCCATTTACGATGGACTGCGTTTTTTGGTCTTCGACGAATTACATACGTACCGTGGTCGCCAGGGAGCGGATGTCGGACTTTTGATTCGACGCATCCGTTCGCGCGCGAAGCATCCGGTGGTCTGCATCGGCACATCGGCGACGATGATTTCCGGAGGAACACTGGCTGACCAAAAGCAACAAGTTGCCAAAGTAGCTGAACAGCTCTTCGGAAAACCGTTCCAGCCGGATGCGGTTATTCGAGAAAAGCTCGTGGGGCGCTTCCCTGGCGCACCTGCAAGCGAAGTGCTCAAATCGGCGGTCGCCACGCCGGTGATTCAAGATGCTCCAGAAGCCGCGTTGTTGTCGCATCCAACGGCAGCTTGGCTTGAAGCGCGTATCGCGCTCGCGGAGCGCGAAGGGGAACTGGTTCGCGGCAAACCGTTAACCTTCTCCGAAGTTGCAGATTTGCTGGCGAAGGAAACTGGGTGCTCGCTGGCCCAATGCGCTACCCATTTGCGTGAAGTATTAATTTGGCTTGGGCGAGTAAACAAGCAACTGCTGGACGCAGGTAAGCATTACACGTTTCTGCCATTCAAGCTCCATCAGTTTTTCTCCCAGACCGGGGCTGTTTATTTGACGCTGGACCGGGGCAAGCAAGAGCACAATATTCTGCAAGCTGGCTACCACATTCCGGGCGAGCCTGATCGCCCATTGTTCCCCGCCGTCTTCAGCCGCTATTCGGGCGAGACGTTCCTTTGTGTGTCAAAAGATCCAGCGGGAAGGAAGTTGATGCCGCGTGAATTCTACCCCTCGGAGGATGAGGAGGATGATCTCACGCGTGGTTATCTCATCACAAACGTGGACGTTTGGAATCAGGAGACGGATCTCGAATTGTTGCCCGATTCCTGGCTCGACGTGAATTCCGCAGGGCAAGTCCGGGTTCAGAAGAAATATCGAGGCCGGATGCCGCAGTGCATTTACTACGACACGCAGGGACATTGTTCTGACGAGCCGCGTGAAGGTTGGATGCAGGGCTGGTTCATGACTGCTCCACTCCTGTTCGATCCAACCTCGGGCTTGATGCCGGATCGGCAGACGAGAGATTCCACCAAGCTCAGCCAACTCGGCACGGAAGGCCGCAGCACGGCTACGAGTATTTCTGCCTTCGCCATTCTCACACGCATGGCGGAAAGCGGCTATCGCTTGCGCGATCAAAAACTCCTGAGCTTCACCGACAATCGCCAGGATGCTGCGCTCCAGGCGGGGCACTTCAACGATTTCATGGATGTCGTTCGACTGCGCTCGGCCATTCGCAAGGCGGTCGAAACTGCCGACGGCCAACAACTCCGACTCACGACGCTTGGTCGGGCGGTGCGCGTGGCCAGTGGTCTTCAGTTCGCGGATTATGCAACGGGGGGCTCAGACCTTCCGGAATTCCGCAAACGTATTTACGAAGAAACGCTCGAAGCCTACTTCGCTTTCCGTTCGATTCACGACCTCCGTCGCGGTTGGCGGGTGGTGTTGCCGAACCTTGAGCAATGCGCCCTGCTTGAAATTGACTATGACCATCTCGCAGAAGTCGCATCATTGGACAACTTGTGGACCGAAGTTCCACTCCTCAGTCAATTAAGCGCAACCGACCGCCGCACAGTGATTCGCGTAACGCTCGATTTCTTCCGACATGAATTCGCGCTTCACAGCGAGACGTATCTAACGGAAGCGAAAATCAAAGAACACTCAACCAGCTTCCGTGAACGACTTCGCGCACCCTGGCGGTATGAAGACGAGGACGACATACCGACGCCCACTTCCGTGCGCACCGAATCCCTCGCTCGATACAGCCGTCGCGAAACGCGCAGCATTGGGCCGCAAAGCGGCTATGGACGATTCGTCCGGCGATTTGTTCAAGAGAAACTGAGTCATGAACTCAAAGCTTCACCCTATCAGGACTTCATTGAGAAACTGCTAGCGGCGCTGGAAAACAAGGCTGGTTATCTAAACAGCGTCGAGGCGCGAAATCGCGACGGTAAACCAACCCGAATCTATCAACTCAAACTCACGGAAATACTGTGGAAGTCCGGCGACGGTATAACCGTGCGCGCCGATGCCGTGAAGTTACGTGCCTACAAAGCACTGGCACTGCGACCGAATCCCTTCTTCCAAGAGGTTTACCGCCGTGACTATGGCACGGGGAAGCTGTTGCTTGCTGCCGACCACACCGGCCAACTCAACTACAAGGACAAGCAGGATCGCGAGGAACGATTCCGAGCCGAATGGAAAACCAAAGATGGTCGCGATGACGAAGCCGAGATCCGCCGCCGCTCCATCAGTTCGCTGTTCTGCTCACCAACGATGGAGTTGGGTATCGACATTGGTGGCCTCAGCGTTGTCCACATGCGCAACGCGCCGCCGAATCCGGCTAACTACGCGCAACGTAGCGGACGTGCTGGCCGCAGTGGACAGCCCGCGCTGGTATTCACATTCTGCGGGTCGCAGTCGAACCACGACCGACACTATTTCAACCAACAAAGCGACTTGGTCGCAGGGCAGGTTGTGCCACCGCGCCTCGACTTATTGAACGAGGAATTGCTTCGCTCCCATCTTCACGCAGTGTTCCTGTCCGAAATTGGGCTGCCAGGATTGAAGGATTCAGTTCCGGACTTGCTGGATTTGAACCAGACCTCACTGCCGTTGCGAGAAGATGTCATCGCCGCGTTGAATCTGAAACCAGCGGAAGTCGCCCGTGTCCGCAACGCCTTTGAGCGCGCGATTGCTGATTTCCGAGATAAGCTTGCCAGCCAGCCGACCGCCTGGTTTTCAAGCGGCTGGATTGAGACCGAACTCGGTTGTCTCCACCAAAGACTCAACGAATCAATCGAGCGTTGGCGCGGTCTCTACCGCAGTGCGCAAACGCAGCTCAACTCCGCCTCGCAGCGCATCAATAGCGGTCTGTATCCGGCCAACAGCCCAGACTTTAAGGATGCACAGCTTGAACAGCGGCTTTCCCAGCGACAGCTTGACCTTCTCAGGAACGAAGTCACCAGCGGTGAAATGTCGGAGTTCTACGTTTATCGCTACCTGGCCGCCGAAGGTTTCCTGCCTGGTTACAATTTCACCCGCCTACCGCTCCGCGTGATGCTCCCCGGCAGTGACGCAAGCGTGGAGTTCATCTCCCGCCCGCGACATATCGCCTTGCGCGAATTCGGTCCGAACAATGTCATTTATCACAAGGGCCAGAAGTTCGAGATTACTCAGCTACTCGGCGATCCACCTGGCAACCGATTCGAGAATGCCGTAGTGAGCGTCAAACCGGGCTATTTCCTGCGTGGGGAAGAAGGCAAACGTGACCGTTGCCCGTTCTCAGGAGAAGATCTCACGACGCAGGTGAACAAGGAACATCTACATTACCTGCTTCAACTCGGCGAAACTCGCGCGACGCTGCGTTCGCGCATAACCTGTGAGGAGGAGGAGCGGGTCACGAAGGGCTATGATGTCAGCACCTACTTCACACTCGACGAGCTTACACAACTCGGCCCGACCGGATTGGTGAAGGCCAGTGGTGAAGTTTTGCTGCGACTACGTTACCTGCCCACAGCGCGGCTTGTCTGGGTGAATCGCAAGTGGCGCATCGCCCGCGAGGATAAGAACGGTTTTGCAATAGACGTGAAAACAGGTGCATTTGTGAGCGACCGGCATCGTGCAGAGCTCAAAGACAAAGGTGAGTCCACGGATCATATTCGGGATGTGATGTTCTACACCACGAACATCTCCGACGCCCTTTACGTTGAGCCTGTGCCCGCTCTCGGTTTGGATGAAGACGGCGTGCTTACGCTTCAGTTTGCATTGAAGCGTGCGATGGAACGAGTTTTCCAAGTCGAACCCGCCGAGCTTGGAGTGACTGCGATTGGCGACCCGGAAAACCCGAACATTCTCTATTACGAGGCCGCTGAGGGAACGCTTGGCGTTTTGAGCCAGTTGGCTGAACAAACTGGCCCGTGGCGGCGTGTTTTGGAGGAGGCTTGGAAAGTTTGCCAGTTCGACACCGATACCACGCTCAGTCCCGCGTCCTATGACAATCTCCTCGACTACTATAACCAGCGTCATCATCCGCGTCTTAATCGGTGGCTTATAAAAGGCGCACTTGAACGTCTCACCGCCTGTTCGTTTGAATCAGTACAGAGCCCACAGTATGCGGATTACGAGGACCACTATCAACGGCTGCTTCGTCAAATTGACGGGAGTTCCTCAACTGAGCGGGAGTTCCTCGACCATCTATACGCTGGGGGCCTGCGTCTGCCGGATGCAGCGCAAAAGCCGTATCCCGGCATTTACGTCCAACCAGATTTCTTCTATGCGCCAAATATTTGGATGTTCTGTGACGGCACGCCCCATGACGATTCATCGGTCCACAAGGACGACGAGGCGAAACGTCAGGCTATCATTAATGCAGGTGGAGAGGTCCTGGTCTGGTATTACCGCGACAGCTTGAACGAACTTGTCCATCGACGCGGCGACATTTTCCGAAAAGTCCGAGAATAG
- a CDS encoding helicase-related protein — protein MPSTLTSPGRLVSLRGREWVVLPSDDAETLLLKPLGGSDDEITGIYLPLGFKEDQPGEAKFPDPKKEDLGAFSSARLLLESARLAFRNGAGPFRCLAKLSFRARAYQMVPLIMALRHEPVRLLVADDVGVGKTIEALLIVRELLERRIIRRFAVLCLPHLCDQWQEEIRSKIGIEAVVIRSNTQARLDREIHGDASVFQHFPFQVLSIDYIKSDARRDVFVSQCPELVILDEAHTCARPSGASPGQQQRHDLVRRITEKAEQHFVMLTATPHSGKPDEFQSLLGLLHRDFAALDLPAATPEQRKRLAKHFVQRRRGDVLKWMGEDTPFAKREAGEISYELGTGYATFFDQVLGFARKLVAVQSGPERQKRVHYWTALGLLRGIMSSPAAGIEMLRNRLESPEVESDSPESEENPVLDSSDGFLLDVTPSQMVGQILWSDPEKRQLANFARQLESLSGAQHDGKLEAAAKTLAEWLRDGFQPVVFCRYLATARYVGEQLRSLLKAKFKDLRVEVVTSEDPDDVRRQRVNDLGKVPRRLLVATDCLSEGINLQESFTAVLHYDLPWNPNRLEQREGRVDRFGQTAEYVKAYLLFGRDNPVDGLVLGVILEKIRQIRRDRGITVPFPEDSSTVLDTVAKALLFNPDRTVKASSDKSQLKLGLEDFAEAREAELRITHKIEDAAKREDATRSLFAQHSIKSEELETDLHEADTAIGDVSAVERFVTGTLTELLGVQIDRTKTDWRLHAGNISASLRAHLPDEAFLDVSFRSPTPKKHVYLGRNHPFVEALCQYVMAHALSRQVRPGETHAARSAVMRSQTVSTKTTLLLFRCRNVIGERNGPARIVAEEMLVWGYRGSPIDGDFLSNDEAMSLLNQACPAGDITPQSRENFFDNEIKLLGQLRKQFDAAAEERNKHLVEAHERFSRFFRAGRYEVVYPVLPMDIMGLYILLPEASR, from the coding sequence ATGCCTTCCACCCTCACATCTCCCGGTCGTCTCGTTAGCCTTCGTGGACGGGAATGGGTCGTGTTGCCTTCCGATGACGCCGAGACCCTGTTGTTGAAACCGCTTGGCGGCTCGGATGATGAAATCACCGGGATATATCTCCCACTGGGTTTCAAGGAAGACCAGCCTGGAGAGGCAAAGTTTCCCGACCCAAAGAAGGAAGATTTGGGCGCGTTCTCCTCAGCACGACTGTTGCTTGAGTCTGCGCGTCTCGCCTTCCGCAACGGCGCGGGCCCGTTCCGTTGCCTAGCGAAACTTTCTTTTCGTGCTCGTGCCTATCAGATGGTCCCGCTCATCATGGCTTTGCGGCACGAGCCCGTTCGTTTGCTTGTGGCAGATGACGTGGGCGTGGGCAAAACAATTGAGGCTTTGCTGATTGTGCGCGAGTTGCTGGAACGTCGCATCATTCGCCGCTTTGCTGTTCTTTGCTTGCCACACCTCTGTGACCAGTGGCAGGAGGAAATCCGTTCTAAGATTGGTATCGAGGCCGTAGTCATCCGCTCAAACACTCAGGCACGTCTCGACCGTGAAATCCACGGTGACGCCAGCGTGTTCCAACACTTCCCATTTCAAGTTCTTAGCATTGATTACATAAAGAGCGATGCCCGTCGCGATGTTTTCGTAAGCCAGTGTCCGGAACTGGTCATTCTGGACGAGGCGCATACCTGCGCCCGTCCCAGCGGAGCAAGTCCAGGCCAACAGCAACGCCATGATCTGGTGCGACGTATCACCGAGAAAGCCGAGCAACATTTCGTGATGCTCACGGCCACGCCCCACAGTGGTAAGCCGGACGAATTTCAGTCGCTGCTCGGGTTGCTTCATCGCGATTTCGCAGCTCTCGATTTGCCTGCCGCCACGCCTGAGCAGCGAAAGCGCCTTGCGAAGCATTTTGTCCAACGTCGGCGTGGTGACGTCTTGAAATGGATGGGCGAGGACACCCCGTTCGCGAAGCGAGAGGCTGGAGAAATTTCCTACGAACTCGGGACGGGTTACGCCACGTTTTTCGACCAAGTTCTGGGTTTCGCGCGAAAACTGGTGGCCGTGCAATCCGGCCCTGAACGGCAAAAGCGCGTCCATTACTGGACCGCACTCGGCCTGCTGCGTGGCATTATGTCTAGCCCGGCTGCCGGAATTGAGATGCTACGAAATCGTTTGGAATCTCCCGAAGTTGAATCTGACAGCCCTGAGTCCGAGGAAAATCCGGTTCTCGATTCATCCGATGGCTTCTTGTTGGATGTAACGCCGAGCCAGATGGTAGGACAAATTTTGTGGAGCGATCCGGAGAAGCGTCAGCTTGCGAACTTCGCCCGTCAACTCGAATCACTCTCTGGTGCTCAGCACGACGGCAAACTTGAAGCCGCTGCCAAGACACTCGCGGAATGGCTTCGAGATGGTTTTCAGCCCGTAGTTTTCTGTCGCTACCTTGCAACCGCGCGCTATGTTGGCGAGCAGCTTCGTTCACTGCTGAAAGCCAAGTTCAAAGACCTGCGAGTTGAGGTTGTGACCAGTGAAGACCCCGACGACGTTCGCCGCCAGCGCGTGAACGACTTGGGCAAAGTCCCGCGCCGCCTGCTGGTTGCTACAGACTGCCTCTCTGAAGGCATCAATCTCCAGGAGTCCTTCACCGCAGTATTGCATTATGATTTGCCGTGGAATCCAAACCGCCTGGAACAGCGCGAAGGCCGCGTTGACCGTTTCGGTCAGACTGCGGAATACGTGAAGGCTTACCTGCTTTTCGGTCGAGATAATCCTGTGGACGGCCTTGTGCTGGGTGTAATCCTGGAAAAGATCCGCCAGATTCGGCGCGACCGTGGAATCACCGTGCCATTCCCGGAAGACAGCAGCACCGTGCTTGATACTGTGGCGAAGGCACTCCTTTTCAACCCCGACCGCACGGTCAAAGCCAGTTCCGACAAAAGCCAACTCAAGCTCGGACTCGAAGATTTTGCTGAGGCCCGTGAAGCCGAACTTCGTATTACCCACAAAATCGAGGATGCTGCGAAGCGCGAGGATGCCACACGCTCACTGTTCGCGCAGCACTCCATCAAATCGGAAGAACTTGAAACCGACCTCCACGAAGCCGATACCGCCATTGGTGACGTATCCGCTGTGGAACGCTTCGTTACAGGAACGCTCACCGAACTGCTCGGCGTGCAGATTGACCGCACCAAAACTGACTGGAGACTCCATGCGGGTAACATTTCAGCCTCACTTCGAGCACATCTCCCAGATGAAGCGTTTCTAGATGTGAGTTTCCGTTCCCCGACGCCTAAGAAGCATGTTTACCTCGGTCGCAATCATCCTTTTGTCGAAGCACTCTGCCAATACGTCATGGCACACGCATTGAGTCGGCAAGTGCGCCCAGGAGAAACACATGCAGCCCGTTCCGCCGTGATGCGTAGCCAAACGGTCAGCACCAAGACCACGCTCCTACTGTTCCGCTGCCGTAATGTCATCGGCGAGAGAAATGGGCCGGCACGAATCGTCGCTGAGGAGATGCTCGTGTGGGGTTATCGCGGCTCACCAATTGATGGCGATTTCCTTAGCAACGATGAGGCAATGAGTCTGCTCAACCAGGCATGTCCTGCTGGCGACATCACACCGCAGTCTCGCGAAAACTTTTTCGACAACGAAATTAAACTTCTAGGCCAGCTTCGCAAACAGTTTGACGCTGCGGCCGAGGAGCGCAACAAGCATCTCGTCGAAGCGCATGAACGGTTCAGCCGTTTCTTCCGAGCGGGACGCTACGAAGTTGTCTATCCAGTCCTGCCAATGGATATCATGGGGCTTTACATTCTCTTGCCGGAGGCCAGCCGATGA